The genomic stretch CTGGCATTCCACAAAATTGTGCACCACAAATAGGAGCTAATGAATTTGCCCATGATCCTATAGAAAAACATCACAACTCcttgtagaaaaaaaaatcatttatgaagaaaaaaataTGGAGATCAATTTCCTACCAAGATAGCTGGAAGTTCCAACCAAATTCTAGTGCACCCAGAAAAAAGGATACAACTGAGCAAAAACTACTGGTTTTTCAAGATCCTGTTATGACTTCTATCTATATATGTGCTGGTTTCCAGTTCATATTATACTGGATCCAGTTACATTCGACTGGGATTGAGTGAATAACCCAAATATATTTGACTTTACCTTTGTACACCCGATGTATATAGTTTTAAATATTGTATGGATATGCAATGTATATGCGTATATATGACTGTTTATGTGCTACAACtgttgctatatatatatatatatatatatatatatatatgttcactCATAATTCTTACTGATGTATTCTGTTATTGCTTATCTATCTttgcgttgtatgtttttgttattGTCTTATAAGAGTTCGCTTAATTTGGACTATGCATGGTTCATATTGATGCCCTAAAGCTCTGGATTAATGACCTAAGAGATGCACCATAAACCTTCATAATCCCATGGTTGATACATGGGACACAAAAATTTATTGAGCCCTCAACTACAGGAAATGATAAGAGTATCAACTGCCAAAGCATTCCAACTTATCATTGGAAATGGTTTCACCATGTTTGGCAAACTTGGCTGATCCCAATCTGGATTGCGCAAGTTGGATTGGAATTGACTCCAATCCCATTTTACCTGATTCTCAACTTAATCGtagagagaagaaagaagaacttTTAAAAGCCTAAAATCAAGTCAAAATGGGTGAACATTCAGGTTAAATTAGGCAATATCTAATGTGACAATGACTCTAAAGTAGTGAAAATGGTGAAATTGAGCATTGATGATGTTTGTAGGTGCGAAATCTCCCATACATGCGGCGTGTTTGCTTGGGATTTCATCATGTGAGGTGAGGGAGTGGTCATGTGACTATCGACTCTGTTGATTCGTGCACGAATACCAGAATCAATACTTCTAATCCATGTTGATTCGAAGAAGAATACTAGGAAAAAGGAAAACTTGTCCTTCCAAGAAGGAGACGACGGCTAAAAATAGTATTAAACCAAAACTGTCTCAAGACCTTGAACAGGATGCTTAAATAGACTGAATACCCTAATTGCAagataaaataccaaaaatacccaaaatataaaaattactaaaaatggTAAAAATATGTTCGAAGGCTCTGAAAAGGGGCTAAACAATGGAATTTAGGTCCAAAACTTGACAGTTAATGGTTCGTCAGTAATAAACGTAGATATTTAAATTCTGCATGCGTGAGCACTGACAAAGCATGATTCCGAGtttcgagtcaaaagttatgacctccgGAAGATTGCTCTGTCGAACTCATATCATTCTCCTCAGGGTGGAGAAAATTCGCTCTCGAATTGTCGGTCACTTCATCTTCAGCAGAATCACCATGGAAGGGAATCAAATGCTTCACATTAAAAACATCGGCGTTATGAATATGATCTTCAACTGGTACGCATTGGGGTTTATCTTCTCAATGATCTCGATTGGACCAATTTTTTCGACTGATAATTTATTGTAATCCCCAACAGCAAAACGATCCTTCGTTAAAACCACCCAGACAAAATCCCCAACATCTAACTCTAAGCGTCGGCGTTTTTGGTCTGTTCTATCTTTGTACTTGGAATTAGAGATGGATAAATGATCGTGTACTGTTTTATAGATCTCCTGCAAACAATCCAGGAAGTCAGCTGCTCTACTATATACTAAACCGTACTAGGCAATGTCAACAAATCCAGTGGACCACGAGACTGAGCTGAATAAACCACTTAGAATATATTGAAATCAGTACTTCGATTCACGGCATGGTTGTAGCAAATTCCGCTTGACACAACTTCTAGTCCCAACTCTTCACATGGTCTCCTACTAAGCAGAGAGTGCAGTATATTTCCGAGTGACCTATTCACAACATTCGTCTTCCAATGCAATAATATGCACGGTTAAAATTAACTGTGAATTAACCATCTTCCACATGCTACGCCAAAAATGGCTATGGAAACGGGTGTCCCGATCTAAAACAATGGATGTCGGCAATCCATGAAGACGGTAGATATCCCGAAAGAATAGTTGTGCCACCATAACAACATCTGTAGTATTCTTGCAAGGAATAAAATGAAGCATCTTAGAAAATCTATCAACCACTTCAAAGTTGGAATCCCTACCTCGCGGGGTACACGGCAGGCCTAGTACAAAATCTATGCTAATATCAACCCAAAATCGAGAAGAGATCGGCAAAGACATGTACAAACTCGCATTAGTGGTTGCCCCCTTAAAGACCTGACAAATTTTGCACTGCTGCACATATTGCTCTCCTTTTCATTGCAATGTAGGCCAAAAGTAGGAAGTTTGAACCAAATGCAACGTTCGGTCCCGATCAACATGACTTTCACCGTGCAACTCCTTGATTATTCGTAAGCGAAGGCTACACTCTGGAATGCATAACTGATTACATTTAAACCCTAAATCCATTATACAACAAAAAATCAGTCCTCTTTCCATCCCGTACGTCATGGGCAGTATCACCGAAAAATAAGGATCAGTATCAAGCAAGTCATGAAAAGAGTCAAATGCTGACACCTCGACCCGTATAGTAACTAGAAAATTGCTGTTGTGACTTAAAGCATCCTACTCAAATATCAACCCCTGCTTTATGTTTAACCACATAGGTGAACTGTTCCAAATAAGCAACCCATCTCGCATAGCGAGGTGACACCTTGTCCTGCCCGTGAAGATGTCTCAATGAATCATGATCTATTATAACACAAATTCCCTATGAAACAAATAGTGATGTCAATGCCTCATGGCTTGCACAACGACATAGAATTTCACATCATAAGTACAAAAATTAAGTTTCGCTCTAGAAAGCTTTTCATTGAAAAATGCCACAGGTCTGTCGTTCTGACCGAATACTGCGTCAACTTAGGAAGCATCCGTGTGCAACTCAAATGGCTGTGAAAAATCTGGAAGGATTAAGATCGGTGTCATTGTAAGTCGATCTTTAATCAATCGAAAAGTTGACTCTGCATTCTCAATCCACTCAAATAACCCTTCAAACAATTTGTTATATAAGCTATAATGCTGCGGAAAGAAGCAATGAAACGCTGGTAAAACAAGGCCAATCTGTGAAACTTCTTGCTTCTGTCAAGGTCATCGGTGTAGGTCAATCCTTTATTGCTTGTATCTTAGTTTGGTCAACTTCCAAACCCGCTCCTAAAATCACATGCCCTAAAAATACCACCTTGGGGGACAGAAACATACTTTTTCATAACAGTATAAAATTTTTCTCTGCGTAACACATTAAAAACCTCCCTTACGTGTTGTAGATGTTTTTCTGGAGTTGCACATATCATCAAAGAGCaatgatatgcacaaggaaaaaaactcaatgaaaacctcaaggatagacacataaagtcatggcccaccatttcactttttgtgggccccatcactttatgtgtctatccttgaggttttcattgagtttttttccttgtgcatatcattTTTCATCATCAAAATACACCATGACAAATCTACCAATAAGTGGTCGCAACAACTAATTCATCACACGCATAAAGGTACCAGGGGCATTGGATAAGTCAAAAGGCATCACAAGTCATTCATACAACCCCTCCCTAGTCTTAAAAGTTGTTTTTCATTCATCCCCGTCCTAATGCGAATTTGGTAATACCCACTCTTCAAGTCCAATTTGGTGACATAGCTATTCCACTAATTTAGTCAAGTAAATCATTCAAACGAGGCATGGGAAAGCGGTACATGACAGTGATTTTATTGATGGCCATGCTATCCACACACATTTTATACCAAAAGGGTAGGGAAAGCATGAGGACTCATGCTTTCCCTTATATGACTCTTAGCTAGCAAATCTTCAACCGGTCGCCTCAATTCTTCATGCTCACGCGGGCTTATTTGGTAATGCGGTCTGTGCGGTAGAGATGCTCTTGGCTCCAGGTTAATATGATGCTGAATATCTCGAGATAGAGATAATTCGTCTGGTAGCCCTTCAATAAATATATCATCAAAGTCTGCAATTAGTGGAGCCACTAAAAATCTAGAACAGTGCTAGGTTCAGACACTTCCTTGTCTATAAATGTAAACCCTCTTTCTGCATTCTGTAACGCCCCATCCAACTGAGCCATGGATAATAAAGCCAATGCTTCACCTGCAAGCATAGTTTGCTCCATCGTCTGTCGGATAGGTAGTAACACAATTTTGGCTACCTTAAACACAAAACTATAAGTATTAGCTTGTCCATCATGATGTACTTGTCTATCATACTGCCACGGTCTGCCTAGCAATAGGTGACAAGCATCCATTGCTACCACATCACACCAAATAATATCTTTATATTTCAGACCAATAGAGAGAAATAAGAGTTCTGACACCAATACTTCACCTCCATTTTTAAACCATGCTAATTTATATAGTTTGGGATGATTTTCCGCCaaaaaatttaacttttgaaCACGTCAGCGATATGATATTTTCACAACTCCCAACATCGATCACAAGATGACATATTTTGCCTGGAACGATACATGTTGATTGAAAAATATTACTTCATAATCGGTCATCGTCTATTGATTTTGGTGTCAAACAAGTACGTTGAACCACCATGGTCGTCTTGACATCTCCTTCCAACAACACTTCGTCTGCTACCTTCTTGTCATACTCGGGTCTCCAGACAATTCTTCTATGCCTTCACCACAATCTTCATTCTCCACAAATAGTGCTTTCTTTGCCACAACCTTCCTACACTCCGATTGCCTATGCCCAATCTATCCTCGCCATTGCTGCAATTTCCTCTATTACTTTGCCCGGCACCCTTGCTACCAACCACAACAATCACACCGAGTGTTTGTAGGGAAAAATCCACTATTTCGACGTGCAACGCTATATGGTGTGTAGCAGATACCGAAATAGGGTCAAACATATTAACCATGTCTTGAATATGGTATTTCAACCCCCCAATGTATCGTGCCACCACCTCATCTTCTGTCTCATGTATTTCATTCCTCGCAATTAGTTGGAAAAATTCAGAGGTATATTCATCTACTAACCGGATGCTTTGCTTCAGATTTGCAACCTTTGATAGTAGTCGCTAGAAATTGTATAGCAAAAAGTTTTCCCGCAtgagcttcttcatcttctctcAACTAGTAATTTTTGCCTTACCCAACTTATTTCTAGTCAATTTCAGTTGTTGCCACCATGCAGTCGCTTTTCTGCGCAATCTAGTTGCAACCAAGAGCCTCTACATACGCCAGCCAATCTAGGAACTCCTCAAGTTGTAAGCTGCCATGAAACTCAGGAATTTCATTTCTCATACCTGAATCCCAGTGCCTGCGATCATCCTCTACTAATGCTTGACGTTGCCGGTGGTAAGCCTCTTCTTTATAAGTATCCTCCTCATCGTCTGTTCCCACCTCCAAGTTCGCTTGGTGATGACGATGGATCGAATTTCTTCTAGTTTGGTTCTCGAACAACGTTGCCATCCTGTCAGCAAGTCATTCCACAACCCCTTCAATCCACCCTATTCGTTCATTCACCATCTCTCGAACTCGCTGCTCAAGATCATGTTCATACACGTTGACATTGTCAACGCGTTGTTGTCTTCTCGGTGGCATGATCTTGCAAGATTAGTTCAGTTCTAATATCAACTAACGTAGCGAATAGCTATCAACTCCGTTGATTCGTGCACGAATATCAAAATCAATACTTCTAATCTCTGTTGATTCAAAGAAGAatacaaggaaaaaggaaaacttGTCGTTCCAAGAAGGAGACGACAACTAAAAATAGTATTCAACCAAAACTGTCTCAAAACCTTGAATCGGATACTTAAATAGACTGAATACTCTAATTGCAagataaaaataccaaaaatacccaAAATACaaaaagttattaaaaataaGTGAAAATATGTTCAAAGACTCTAAAAAGAGCCTAAACGGTAGATTTTGGGTCCAAAACTTGGCGATTACAAGTTGTCCGATAACAAATGTAGGTCTTTAAATTTTGCACGCGTGGGAGGACAAGTGAGGGATGAGATGGGCaaaaaaaaaggatttttaagTATACTAAATATAAATATTAACTTATGTTAATAAAtgcataataatattattaattagcaATTCTATTATTAACTTAGCCTAGTTAGCATTATATAATTCTTGTTACTTAAATATAGTGTTTGTTTTCAGAAAATATTGTTAATATTTACTTGTTGAAAGTTATTACCAATTATTTAGTACCAAATTTtggaattaaaataaatttgatatttattttaattaaaaatttaatgataaacttaattaaaataataattccaACACTGCTTGCTGattgttcaaataatttaataTCTAATTTTATTAGAAAATGTTATTCATGAATGAAATTACAATactagttattattattttttatgtcaattaacaaaTGTATCATTATTAATGATTGTTAACACTTAATTATGATTAATAATTTACTACTAAAATGCATTTTTGGTTGCCATAAAGTAAACAATATCAATTAGTATTCTAAACATACTAATAGATATAAAAATATTGGCAATTTAATGCGATAGGAAATACAATAGCAAGCAATAATATTATCTATtatttgaaatttaatatttttgaaggggaaccttggcgcaacggtaaagttgttgccatatgaccaaaaggtcacaggttcgcatcctggaaacaacctcttgcaaaaaaaaacaggataaggctgcgtacaatggatccttcctgggaccccgcatggcgggagcttcgtgcatcgaGCTGCCCTTTTtatttgaaatttaatatttttattatttttggatgCCTTTTGTTATTCCTTCACTtcataaatttatttcttttcatttttcttattattttaattttttctcctATCCACGGCTGATACCTAGGTTATTGGAACATATCCAATACTGATATTTCCAACCATTGTTTCACCAACAACATAAAATGGAAATAAAAAGTTTTTGAATTGAATTGTACTTAAGTATAACATGGGCgacaaattttaaaaagtttgtgAATATGGTACATGGTTATCTTAGAAATAATGTGTAATTTTGACAAGGCGCAAAGGCAACCAATGTATTTTTTAGTTGGAATAGCCGAAACGATTAGAGTTGAAGGGACAAGGtgcaaggatttaaaagagaatcgCGTACTCAATCTTAAAAAGTTGGAACTTACATGATGACGATAATATTTTTTTGTTGGCTACATGCAGGCTACACCTTTTCTAGCAGGACTTGCAGTTGCTGCAGCTGCTCTCGCTGGTAGGCGTGGTATCCAGGCTTGGCATGCATACAAGGCAAGCCCAGCCGTTCCTCGGATGCGCAAGTTTTATGAAGGTGGGTTCCAGCCTGTTATGACTAGAAGGGAAGCTGCTCTTATCCTTGGGGTCAGGTATGCACC from Zingiber officinale cultivar Zhangliang chromosome 5B, Zo_v1.1, whole genome shotgun sequence encodes the following:
- the LOC121984552 gene encoding mitochondrial import inner membrane translocase subunit TIM14-1-like isoform X2, translated to MATPFLAGLAVAAAALAGRRGIQAWHAYKASPAVPRMRKFYEGGFQPVMTRREAALILGVRESVPPDKVKEAHKRVMVANHPDAGGSHYLASKINEAKDILLGKTKGGGSAF
- the LOC121984552 gene encoding mitochondrial import inner membrane translocase subunit TIM14-1-like isoform X1 is translated as MQATPFLAGLAVAAAALAGRRGIQAWHAYKASPAVPRMRKFYEGGFQPVMTRREAALILGVRESVPPDKVKEAHKRVMVANHPDAGGSHYLASKINEAKDILLGKTKGGGSAF